A portion of the Adhaeribacter radiodurans genome contains these proteins:
- a CDS encoding SRPBCC family protein — protein MIPINDQAPVVCSQKILIQARVEQVWSVLTNISNWRSWMPNVKETRLNGSLAPETTFDWKTGGMKIHSKLHTVSPYKFFGWTGKVYGIYAIHNWVLTDLGETTEVQVSESMTGILAWLFRKMLTKTLAQDMAQSLEFLQAASEKQITKEKEQTA, from the coding sequence ATGATACCTATCAATGATCAGGCACCCGTAGTATGCAGTCAAAAAATTTTAATACAGGCCAGAGTTGAACAAGTATGGTCGGTGCTTACTAATATAAGTAATTGGAGAAGCTGGATGCCAAACGTAAAAGAAACCAGGCTAAACGGTTCTTTAGCGCCTGAAACTACTTTTGACTGGAAAACTGGCGGAATGAAAATTCACTCTAAGCTGCATACGGTTTCTCCTTACAAATTTTTTGGCTGGACCGGAAAAGTGTACGGCATATATGCCATTCATAACTGGGTTTTAACGGATTTAGGAGAGACCACCGAAGTTCAGGTTAGCGAAAGCATGACCGGTATTCTGGCATGGCTGTTCCGGAAAATGTTAACGAAAACTCTTGCTCAGGATATGGCTCAATCCCTGGAGTTCTTACAAGCAGCCAGCGAAAAGCAAATTACTAAGGAGAAAGAGCAAACGGCTTAA
- a CDS encoding ABC transporter ATP-binding protein, which translates to MNSTLRPKKAPATQTLLQVSGINLLEAGNWVLKDINLSQRRLQKIAIAGETGSGKSTLLQTIAGLVQPSSGEVRFEQKRVKGPQEHLIPGHPGIAYLSQQFELPRFLRVEQVLQYANKLTPEEAETLYEVCRISHLLQRRTEHLSGGERQRIALARLLLSGPQLLLLDEPYSNLDIMHKNILKAVIQDISESLQITCTLISHDPQDTLSWADEIIIMQTGKIIQQGAPKQIYQQPVNAYAAGLFGDFNLLPLVKAKKIAKLPTEIKTQKNVLIRPEDFKISSSDGSSLTGKIKKVNFYGSYYVLEVGLPGLMVKVRTDVRDFKTGDTVSISIAPKALWYV; encoded by the coding sequence ATGAACTCAACTTTACGGCCCAAAAAAGCACCGGCTACGCAAACTTTATTGCAGGTATCCGGCATTAATTTACTGGAGGCAGGTAACTGGGTTCTAAAAGATATAAACCTATCGCAACGAAGACTGCAAAAAATAGCCATTGCCGGCGAAACAGGTTCTGGTAAAAGTACTTTGCTGCAAACCATTGCCGGTTTAGTACAGCCTAGTTCCGGCGAAGTGCGTTTTGAACAGAAAAGAGTAAAAGGACCCCAGGAACACTTAATTCCGGGGCATCCGGGTATTGCTTACTTGTCGCAGCAATTTGAGTTACCGCGTTTCTTACGGGTCGAACAAGTTTTACAATATGCCAATAAGTTAACACCAGAAGAGGCCGAAACCTTATACGAAGTTTGTCGCATATCTCACCTGCTTCAGCGCCGCACCGAACATTTATCAGGGGGAGAGCGGCAACGGATTGCCCTGGCACGCTTACTTCTTTCCGGCCCTCAACTGTTATTGCTCGACGAACCTTATTCTAACCTGGATATTATGCACAAGAATATTCTGAAAGCAGTTATCCAAGACATTAGTGAAAGTCTGCAAATTACTTGTACGCTCATTTCTCACGATCCGCAGGACACGCTTTCGTGGGCAGATGAAATTATAATAATGCAAACCGGAAAGATTATTCAGCAAGGAGCACCCAAGCAAATTTACCAACAACCGGTAAATGCCTATGCTGCGGGTTTATTTGGCGATTTTAATTTGTTACCCTTAGTAAAAGCAAAAAAAATAGCTAAACTGCCAACAGAAATAAAAACCCAAAAGAATGTACTTATCCGGCCGGAAGATTTTAAAATTTCTTCTTCTGACGGAAGTAGCTTAACGGGAAAGATTAAAAAAGTAAATTTTTATGGCAGCTATTACGTGCTGGAAGTAGGGTTACCAGGTTTGATGGTGAAAGTGAGAACGGATGTACGTGATTTTAAAACAGGTGATACTGTCTCGATTTCAATTGCTCCGAAAGCACTTTGGTATGTGTAA
- a CDS encoding carboxymuconolactone decarboxylase family protein, producing MAHINVPEGVPGIRSLAMFRPDTGQHLYNLAQVLLRGESPLPAADRELIATYVSHLNKCMFCRNSHAAAARCLYGTEEAHHVDAVLADMQQAEVSPKLKALLHIAGKTQILGKAVLPEDIAAARELEVTDREIHDTVLIAATFCMFNRYVDGLATLTPTDDAAYTAMGERLAEHGYVTPQPALKF from the coding sequence ATGGCTCACATTAACGTTCCGGAAGGAGTACCGGGAATTCGATCGCTGGCAATGTTCCGGCCCGACACCGGGCAACATTTATATAATCTGGCGCAAGTATTATTGCGGGGCGAGTCGCCGCTTCCGGCCGCTGACCGGGAATTGATTGCCACGTACGTGTCGCATTTAAATAAATGTATGTTTTGCCGAAACAGCCACGCCGCCGCAGCCCGGTGTTTGTACGGCACCGAAGAAGCGCACCACGTAGACGCTGTTTTGGCGGATATGCAACAGGCAGAGGTTAGCCCGAAGCTTAAAGCTTTATTGCACATTGCCGGTAAAACGCAAATATTGGGTAAAGCTGTACTGCCTGAGGATATTGCCGCTGCCCGGGAATTGGAAGTTACTGACCGCGAAATCCACGATACAGTACTAATAGCTGCCACCTTTTGTATGTTTAACCGCTACGTAGATGGCTTGGCTACTTTAACACCTACCGATGATGCTGCTTATACTGCCATGGGCGAACGCCTGGCTGAACACGGTTATGTTACCCCGCAACCCGCCCTAAAATTTTAA
- a CDS encoding Crp/Fnr family transcriptional regulator codes for MTELEHYINSYFGLSKEHVQTITSFFHLTELNKGNFFLKEGQVCNALSFHKSGLIRVYVNTDRKEITQWISTKGYFVTDLSGIIFNQPSKWNILALTDSQLYSINKSDYNNLGHIIPQWHELEKLFIARCFTLLEDRIFTLLSKTAEERYQLYFAQNPELFNQVPLHYLASMMGMTPETLSRLRKKIKF; via the coding sequence GTGACCGAACTGGAACATTATATTAATTCTTATTTTGGTTTAAGTAAGGAACACGTACAAACTATAACTTCATTCTTTCATTTAACGGAATTAAATAAAGGTAATTTTTTCTTGAAAGAAGGACAGGTATGCAACGCATTAAGTTTTCATAAATCGGGGCTCATTCGGGTTTATGTAAACACCGACCGGAAAGAAATAACCCAATGGATTTCTACCAAAGGCTATTTTGTAACCGATCTTTCGGGTATTATTTTTAATCAACCTTCCAAATGGAACATTCTGGCTCTAACCGATAGTCAGTTGTATTCCATTAATAAATCCGATTACAATAACTTGGGGCACATTATTCCGCAATGGCACGAATTAGAAAAACTGTTTATTGCCCGTTGTTTTACCCTTTTAGAAGACCGCATTTTTACCTTACTTTCCAAGACCGCCGAAGAACGCTACCAGTTGTATTTTGCCCAAAATCCGGAGCTCTTTAACCAGGTTCCCTTACATTATTTAGCCTCTATGATGGGAATGACTCCTGAAACCTTGAGCAGGCTGCGTAAAAAAATTAAATTTTAA
- a CDS encoding carboxymuconolactone decarboxylase family protein encodes MSYIPLEAHLPGITGLLEYRQDSAEPIRHLTQVLLRGPSTLTEAERELIATVVSSGNECTFCTTAHTAAADLLLGDPNLTKQVKEDVATAPLSFKMKVLLTIADLVRQSGQLVSPEIIAQAKAAGATDLEIHDTVLIAALFCLYNRYVDGLTTALPAEPAYYDQLAQRLVDHGYTRLPQGYDHLKK; translated from the coding sequence ATGTCTTATATTCCTCTGGAAGCGCATTTGCCGGGCATTACCGGCTTGCTCGAATACCGGCAAGATTCCGCCGAACCTATCCGCCATTTAACCCAAGTGTTGCTACGCGGCCCTTCTACGCTCACCGAAGCCGAACGCGAACTAATTGCCACAGTGGTATCATCGGGTAACGAATGCACGTTTTGCACCACGGCCCACACCGCCGCTGCCGATTTGCTGCTCGGCGACCCCAATCTAACGAAACAAGTAAAAGAAGATGTGGCCACCGCACCACTAAGCTTTAAAATGAAGGTGCTGCTCACCATTGCGGATTTAGTGCGGCAAAGCGGTCAACTAGTATCGCCCGAGATTATTGCCCAAGCCAAAGCTGCTGGTGCTACCGATTTAGAAATCCACGATACTGTTTTAATAGCCGCCTTGTTTTGCCTCTACAACCGCTACGTCGATGGCCTGACTACTGCTTTGCCAGCGGAACCGGCCTACTATGACCAGCTCGCGCAACGCCTCGTGGACCATGGTTATACCCGCTTGCCCCAAGGCTACGATCACCTTAAAAAATAA
- a CDS encoding SGNH/GDSL hydrolase family protein, protein MKYYLNFLLFIFCFLSLSCVRSAINFQTADTLPATALQPYGRYLVNQEQNVELISSAVHFGFTFEGEECQLFATIPNFEGHNYLQYELDGVYQKRIKISGNSLEPIQIKASNAGTHTVWIYKATEAHTGAIVIQKVTGKNVKSVKKPAQPLIEFIGNSITCGAAADPSEVPCGTGVYHDQHNAYMAYGPRVARQLGSNFVLSSVSGIGIYRNWNSNEPTMPQVYGKPDFQVNNPQSWDFTTYSPQVVSIALGTNDFSNGDGKKERLPFDSARFVSNYIAFVQLVKTKYPQAQIALLSSPMINGTNRTLLQNCLTAVKRNTDALYPTAKPVALFFFESMQARGCSGHPNVEDHAILANQLVPFFKKLLP, encoded by the coding sequence ATGAAGTATTATTTAAATTTCCTGCTTTTCATCTTTTGCTTTTTAAGTTTAAGTTGTGTCCGCTCCGCAATTAATTTCCAAACGGCAGATACATTGCCGGCTACTGCCTTGCAGCCTTATGGTCGGTATTTAGTAAACCAAGAACAAAATGTAGAGTTAATCAGCTCAGCCGTACATTTTGGTTTTACTTTTGAAGGCGAAGAATGCCAATTATTTGCTACTATTCCTAATTTTGAAGGGCATAATTATTTGCAATACGAGTTAGATGGCGTGTATCAGAAAAGAATTAAAATTTCTGGCAACTCACTAGAACCTATCCAAATTAAAGCTTCTAATGCAGGTACGCATACTGTCTGGATATATAAAGCAACCGAAGCCCACACCGGAGCCATTGTAATTCAAAAAGTTACCGGTAAAAATGTAAAATCTGTAAAAAAACCAGCTCAGCCATTAATTGAGTTTATCGGAAATAGTATTACCTGCGGGGCAGCGGCTGATCCTTCGGAAGTACCTTGCGGTACCGGCGTGTACCACGACCAGCATAACGCCTATATGGCCTATGGGCCCAGAGTTGCCCGCCAGCTCGGGAGTAATTTTGTGTTAAGCAGCGTGAGTGGGATTGGCATTTACCGCAACTGGAACAGCAACGAGCCAACCATGCCGCAAGTATACGGAAAACCAGATTTTCAGGTAAATAATCCGCAAAGTTGGGATTTTACTACCTACTCCCCGCAAGTGGTAAGCATAGCCTTAGGCACCAATGATTTTAGCAATGGAGATGGTAAAAAAGAAAGATTACCTTTTGATAGTGCCCGTTTTGTGAGTAACTACATTGCCTTTGTACAATTAGTAAAAACTAAATACCCACAGGCTCAAATTGCCCTTTTAAGCAGCCCCATGATAAACGGCACTAACCGCACTCTTCTACAAAATTGCCTCACGGCAGTAAAACGAAATACGGATGCCTTGTACCCAACGGCTAAACCAGTAGCTCTATTTTTCTTCGAGTCCATGCAAGCCCGGGGCTGTTCGGGCCATCCTAACGTTGAGGATCATGCTATTTTGGCTAACCAACTAGTGCCGTTCTTTAAAAAATTGTTACCTTAA
- a CDS encoding MFS transporter yields MDTTVLPPQLATRQDQTGQRYRTVLFLLCFISCALGGTVSTLMAVYLPIVIADLQGSASLAVGSDTSAYINAMFIFGWAFGGFSWGLISDKFGRKKALLLAIGFYGLFTMATGLAPTWGVVVISRFLSGFGVGGVLVVSFTLLNEVWPARNRAIFTGILSIAFPVGIFSAGLLNYTVASWRAGFLIGLIPLILALVGIWFVQESGKWLAYRRENQTSEPHLTALFSATHRAALLRGSLTFGAMLIGLWAIFSWLPTWVQSLIATDAPHERGLSMMFLGMGGLSGGFLSGWLIRFLGLRQSLVLCFSVCTAMSFVLFKTNQVFTSIIYVEIMVLALFFGLSQGVLSVYVPQLFPTGIRSTATGFCFNIGRLFTASAVLLVGILVSKLGGYGNAIFLFSLVFLVGLLVVLFLKDKQGFTPETEH; encoded by the coding sequence ATGGATACCACAGTATTACCCCCCCAACTAGCTACCCGCCAAGACCAAACCGGACAACGCTACCGGACTGTTTTGTTCTTGCTTTGTTTTATTAGTTGTGCCCTGGGCGGCACGGTTTCTACTTTAATGGCTGTATATCTGCCGATTGTAATTGCCGATTTGCAGGGTAGTGCCAGCTTAGCAGTTGGCAGCGATACCAGTGCCTACATCAATGCTATGTTTATTTTTGGCTGGGCTTTCGGAGGTTTTTCCTGGGGACTAATCAGCGATAAGTTTGGGCGCAAAAAAGCTTTACTACTGGCGATTGGGTTTTATGGTTTGTTTACCATGGCTACTGGTTTGGCACCTACCTGGGGAGTAGTAGTCATTAGCCGTTTTCTGAGTGGTTTTGGGGTAGGCGGCGTACTGGTAGTTTCGTTTACTTTGCTCAACGAAGTGTGGCCTGCTCGTAACCGGGCAATTTTTACGGGTATATTGTCCATTGCTTTTCCGGTGGGTATTTTTTCGGCAGGTTTGCTTAATTACACGGTGGCATCGTGGCGGGCCGGGTTTTTAATCGGACTAATACCTTTAATCCTGGCTTTAGTGGGCATCTGGTTCGTGCAGGAATCAGGTAAATGGCTGGCTTACCGCCGCGAAAACCAAACATCAGAGCCACACTTAACTGCGTTGTTTTCCGCGACCCACCGTGCTGCTTTGCTCCGCGGTTCTTTAACATTTGGGGCCATGCTCATTGGTTTATGGGCCATATTCTCATGGTTACCTACCTGGGTACAAAGCCTGATTGCTACGGATGCGCCGCACGAACGGGGCCTCAGCATGATGTTTTTAGGAATGGGAGGTTTAAGCGGCGGTTTCCTGTCGGGGTGGCTTATTCGTTTTCTGGGACTGCGGCAGTCGTTGGTGTTGTGTTTTAGCGTTTGCACGGCCATGTCGTTTGTTTTATTTAAAACGAACCAGGTATTTACGTCCATTATTTACGTCGAGATTATGGTACTGGCGTTGTTTTTTGGATTGAGCCAGGGTGTTTTGTCGGTGTATGTTCCGCAGTTGTTTCCAACGGGCATCCGGTCTACTGCTACGGGTTTTTGTTTTAATATTGGCCGCTTGTTTACCGCTTCGGCGGTTCTGCTGGTAGGCATCTTGGTTTCCAAGTTGGGCGGCTACGGTAACGCTATTTTCCTGTTTTCCTTAGTTTTTCTGGTTGGCCTGCTGGTAGTATTGTTCCTGAAAGATAAACAGGGATTTACTCCTGAAACGGAGCATTAA
- a CDS encoding iron chaperone, with protein sequence MKTAFKNVDEYIQTFPSDIQILLDRVRTTITTNAPDAVESIAYGMPAYKLNGSPLVYFAGFKKHIGFYATPSGHSEFEKELSGYKQGKGSVQFPLDKPLPYNLIERIVVFRVKENLVKTK encoded by the coding sequence ATGAAAACTGCCTTTAAAAATGTAGACGAATACATTCAAACCTTTCCTAGTGATATTCAAATTTTATTGGATCGGGTTCGTACTACCATTACCACCAATGCTCCCGATGCGGTGGAGAGTATTGCTTATGGCATGCCAGCGTATAAGTTAAACGGGAGCCCCTTAGTCTATTTTGCCGGTTTTAAAAAGCATATCGGATTTTATGCCACTCCAAGCGGACACTCTGAATTTGAAAAGGAACTTTCCGGCTATAAGCAGGGGAAAGGTTCTGTTCAATTTCCCCTGGATAAACCCCTGCCGTATAACTTAATCGAGAGAATAGTAGTGTTTAGAGTTAAAGAAAATTTAGTAAAAACAAAATGA
- a CDS encoding TonB-dependent receptor produces MKAILLLYFSFFSLSLFAQDSQVSGTITDAATKEPLRGVSISVKDNLIGTITNREGIFNLSVPKVKLPFNLVITSVGFERQEVAVTTSGQTINIALQPQSVQLNEMVFAARRVNEGILESPVSIEKMTTQAIQENPSFTFYDGLQNLKGVEAVTSSITYKQVNTRGFNSTGNSRFLQLVDGVDNQTPGLNFSVGNQFGASDIDVESVEIIPGAASALYGPVAFNGLLSMRTKDPFTYQGLTVQAKAGLNHLGENEVQPKGLYDFAARYAKAFNNRFAIKINASYLSGVDWYATNFTDVSAQTAPAQRGPNNPGRDALNIYGDEVSRTLPGIGLVSRTGYEEKDLMNYNVYSLKLNGALHYRISNNLEAIYQYNYGRGTASYTGSSRFDLNNFVLQTHRAELKGSNFFLRNYAVSENSHDSYNTRSLAQFINRDWVQNLDGQTVAPTQADDMWFTRYSHAFNGSATGVTANNHTAARAFADQGRFLPGTATFDQAKDASIHNYGLSGAGVFSNSKFYHSEGQYDFTKFTKVVELLAGGSYRYYDMFTNGSLFDDKNQKITIKEYGSFVQASKKLFDDKLKLTASLRYDKNENFKGNFTPRFSGVYAINKMHYFRASYQTGFRNPTPVDQFINLNVGPITILGGAPKNSRGLNVYENSFTAASVGAFGGAFGAAAGGGKPFPQAVAENLNLLQKSNVAYIKPEQQKAFEVGYKSYLASKLLVDVNYYYSSYTDFILNTVVIQPQNNVYDANGNINFDAATDILNGKVHAFQLYTNAPDKVSSQGAGLSLTYLLNKGYNVGGNITWADFNLKNANRDNIAAFNTPEYSTNVTLGNPNVFKDFGFNLAWHWQSAFDWYGTFNGNQPGRIKAYSLVDAQISKKLPKANSTLKLGASNLFNNQVYQTYGSPAIGAIYHVSIIFNDLLK; encoded by the coding sequence ATGAAAGCAATCCTACTCCTATATTTCTCTTTTTTCTCTCTTTCCTTATTCGCCCAGGACTCTCAAGTTTCCGGCACCATTACCGACGCAGCCACCAAAGAACCACTGCGCGGCGTAAGTATTTCCGTAAAAGATAATTTGATCGGTACCATTACCAACCGCGAAGGCATCTTTAACCTATCCGTTCCAAAAGTAAAATTGCCGTTTAACCTGGTAATTACATCGGTAGGTTTTGAGCGGCAGGAAGTGGCCGTTACAACCTCGGGCCAAACCATAAACATTGCCTTGCAGCCCCAATCGGTACAGCTCAACGAAATGGTTTTTGCGGCTCGCCGCGTGAACGAAGGAATCCTGGAATCCCCGGTTAGTATCGAAAAAATGACTACCCAAGCCATTCAGGAAAATCCTTCTTTTACTTTTTATGATGGCCTGCAAAATTTAAAAGGGGTAGAAGCTGTAACCAGCAGCATTACCTACAAACAGGTAAATACCCGCGGTTTTAACAGTACCGGCAACTCCCGGTTTTTGCAGTTAGTAGACGGCGTAGATAACCAAACGCCCGGCCTTAATTTTTCCGTGGGCAACCAGTTCGGCGCGTCCGATATTGACGTGGAAAGCGTGGAAATTATACCGGGTGCGGCTTCGGCTTTGTACGGCCCAGTGGCATTTAATGGACTGCTATCGATGCGCACCAAAGATCCGTTTACCTACCAAGGTTTAACAGTGCAAGCCAAAGCCGGCCTGAACCACCTCGGCGAAAACGAAGTGCAGCCCAAGGGTTTGTACGATTTTGCTGCCCGCTACGCCAAAGCTTTTAACAATCGGTTCGCAATTAAAATCAACGCTTCTTATTTGTCGGGGGTAGATTGGTACGCTACTAATTTTACCGATGTAAGTGCCCAAACTGCCCCCGCGCAGCGCGGACCTAATAACCCGGGCCGGGATGCTCTAAATATTTACGGCGACGAAGTATCGCGCACTTTGCCGGGTATTGGTCTGGTATCGCGCACCGGTTACGAAGAAAAAGATCTGATGAATTATAATGTATACAGCCTGAAATTAAACGGCGCGCTACATTACCGGATTTCGAATAACCTGGAAGCCATTTATCAATATAACTATGGGCGGGGAACGGCGAGTTATACCGGCAGCAGCCGCTTCGATTTAAATAATTTTGTACTGCAAACCCACCGGGCTGAGTTAAAAGGCAGTAATTTTTTCCTGCGCAACTATGCCGTATCAGAGAACTCCCACGATTCGTACAATACGCGCTCGCTGGCTCAGTTTATAAACCGCGATTGGGTACAAAACCTGGACGGCCAAACCGTTGCCCCCACCCAGGCCGACGATATGTGGTTTACCCGTTATTCCCACGCGTTTAACGGAAGTGCTACGGGCGTAACGGCCAACAACCATACGGCTGCCCGCGCCTTTGCCGACCAAGGGCGGTTTTTACCCGGTACCGCTACTTTTGATCAGGCTAAAGATGCTTCTATTCATAACTATGGTTTAAGCGGGGCTGGCGTGTTTAGTAATAGTAAATTTTACCATTCCGAAGGACAATACGATTTTACCAAGTTTACTAAAGTAGTAGAGTTGCTGGCCGGGGGTAGTTACCGGTACTACGATATGTTTACCAACGGCAGTTTGTTCGACGATAAAAACCAGAAAATTACGATTAAAGAATACGGTAGTTTTGTGCAGGCTTCCAAAAAGTTATTCGACGATAAACTTAAACTAACCGCCTCGCTGCGCTACGACAAAAACGAAAATTTTAAAGGCAACTTTACGCCGCGTTTTTCGGGCGTCTACGCGATCAATAAAATGCATTACTTCCGGGCATCGTACCAAACCGGCTTCCGCAATCCTACTCCCGTAGATCAGTTTATTAATTTAAACGTGGGGCCGATTACTATTTTGGGGGGTGCACCTAAAAACAGTCGGGGCTTAAACGTGTACGAAAATTCGTTTACGGCCGCTTCGGTAGGTGCTTTCGGTGGAGCTTTTGGGGCAGCTGCGGGCGGTGGTAAACCTTTTCCGCAAGCGGTAGCCGAAAATTTAAATTTATTGCAAAAATCTAATGTGGCCTACATTAAGCCGGAACAGCAAAAAGCGTTTGAGGTAGGTTATAAAAGTTACCTGGCCAGCAAATTATTGGTAGATGTTAATTATTACTATAGTTCGTACACCGATTTTATTTTAAATACGGTAGTCATTCAGCCACAGAACAACGTGTACGATGCTAACGGCAATATTAATTTCGATGCGGCTACTGATATTTTAAACGGCAAAGTGCACGCCTTTCAGCTATATACCAACGCACCCGATAAAGTATCTTCACAAGGCGCCGGCCTATCGCTGACTTATCTCCTGAACAAAGGCTACAACGTGGGTGGCAACATTACCTGGGCCGATTTTAATTTAAAAAATGCGAACCGCGACAACATTGCGGCCTTCAACACTCCCGAGTACAGCACCAATGTTACCTTAGGTAATCCCAACGTATTTAAAGATTTTGGTTTTAACCTGGCCTGGCATTGGCAAAGCGCTTTTGACTGGTACGGCACATTCAACGGCAACCAGCCTGGTCGTATTAAAGCCTATTCTTTAGTAGATGCTCAGATCAGCAAAAAGTTACCGAAAGCCAATTCCACTTTAAAATTAGGGGCTAGCAATTTATTTAATAATCAGGTATACCAGACCTACGGTTCGCCGGCGATTGGCGCCATTTACCATGTGTCTATTATTTTCAACGACTTATTAAAGTAA
- a CDS encoding bleomycin resistance protein, which translates to MISKVVPKLPYINKFATLQFYVQQLGFTLRSDYGEYLILDSPAAELHFFAYPNLVPSKSDFMIYLRVQKGIEELYLKLQKAGIAIHPHGQLETKSWRQREFAVTDPNGTLLTFGQAI; encoded by the coding sequence ATGATTTCAAAAGTTGTTCCGAAACTACCCTATATTAATAAGTTCGCCACCCTTCAGTTTTATGTTCAGCAATTGGGATTTACCTTACGATCCGATTATGGGGAATATCTTATTCTCGATTCACCTGCTGCCGAGCTGCACTTTTTTGCTTACCCCAACCTAGTGCCTAGTAAATCTGACTTTATGATTTATCTCCGGGTACAGAAAGGCATTGAAGAGCTGTATTTAAAACTACAAAAAGCTGGCATTGCCATACACCCGCATGGCCAATTGGAAACGAAATCCTGGCGGCAGAGAGAGTTTGCAGTAACCGATCCTAATGGAACCTTACTCACTTTTGGGCAGGCTATTTAG
- a CDS encoding carboxymuconolactone decarboxylase family protein — MAHIDLNNELPGIRGLMAYQPDTAKHLNALAETLLRSDDNTLSRGERELIGSYVSYLNNCFFCQHVHGALAGHYLHCDIQTIEEIKKDFSSADLSEKMKALLTIAGSVQQSGQKVTSNQIAQARNLGATDREIHDTVLIAAAFCMFNRYVDGLATWAPDDLQFYVNRAPQRAAEGYIATDLRT; from the coding sequence ATGGCTCATATTGATTTAAATAACGAATTACCCGGAATCCGGGGTTTAATGGCGTACCAGCCCGATACAGCCAAACACTTAAACGCCTTAGCCGAAACGCTGCTGCGCTCGGATGATAATACCCTAAGCCGCGGCGAACGCGAATTAATTGGATCGTACGTGTCTTACCTGAACAACTGCTTTTTCTGCCAGCACGTACACGGCGCTTTGGCCGGCCATTATTTGCATTGCGATATTCAAACCATTGAAGAAATTAAAAAAGATTTTTCCTCCGCTGACTTATCAGAAAAGATGAAAGCCTTACTAACTATTGCCGGAAGCGTGCAGCAAAGCGGCCAAAAGGTAACCTCCAATCAAATAGCGCAAGCCCGCAACTTAGGCGCTACCGACCGCGAAATCCACGATACAGTTTTAATTGCGGCCGCCTTCTGTATGTTCAATCGCTACGTAGATGGTTTAGCTACCTGGGCACCCGATGATTTGCAGTTTTACGTGAACCGGGCCCCGCAACGCGCCGCCGAAGGGTATATTGCCACTGACTTACGGACTTAG
- a CDS encoding AI-2E family transporter, with protein sequence MNAKRINLNQFNKLLLAVFLLSLILYLGKPFLIPVAVAAFFAMLLYPFVLKLQRIGFKKSMAALSSILLVLLVLAGLSTVVYTKLANLKTDLPEIEQKIKHKTNRLQGLLSETTDISEFEQEVILEQKKPDFLKEVGKTLKNFLVQGLYLLLQIFIVLTYTFFFLVYRHRIQNFFIKVNWFHNHEESRRVFLRINQVVHDYLQGTFMVISVLAVIYTLGFWAIGLKHALLFALITALLRIVPYFGSFLGIAFPIAFSLLIQDALWQPVLILLFFMVTQLLEANFLTPYITGSRVKLNPLFTIMAILLGSLIWGVSGMVLFVPFFGILRIIFDEITQLQPYAYILGNEEEETP encoded by the coding sequence ATGAACGCGAAACGAATAAACCTAAACCAATTTAATAAGCTTTTACTGGCCGTATTTCTTTTATCTTTAATCCTGTATTTAGGTAAACCATTCTTAATTCCGGTGGCTGTTGCGGCTTTTTTCGCTATGCTCTTGTATCCCTTCGTCCTGAAGTTGCAACGCATAGGTTTTAAAAAATCCATGGCTGCCCTATCATCCATTCTGCTCGTGCTATTGGTGCTGGCTGGTTTAAGTACCGTAGTGTATACTAAATTAGCGAACCTGAAAACCGACTTACCCGAAATAGAACAAAAAATTAAACACAAAACCAACCGGCTGCAAGGTCTGTTATCCGAAACTACCGATATTTCAGAATTTGAACAAGAAGTTATATTAGAACAAAAAAAGCCCGATTTTTTAAAAGAGGTAGGTAAAACCCTTAAAAACTTTTTGGTGCAAGGCCTTTATTTGTTATTGCAGATTTTTATAGTGCTAACGTACACCTTCTTTTTTCTGGTGTACCGCCACCGCATTCAAAACTTCTTTATTAAGGTAAACTGGTTTCACAACCACGAAGAATCGCGGCGGGTATTTTTACGCATTAATCAAGTAGTACACGATTATTTGCAGGGTACTTTTATGGTGATTAGCGTTTTAGCTGTTATTTATACCTTAGGTTTCTGGGCAATTGGTTTGAAGCACGCCTTGCTATTTGCCCTTATTACCGCTTTACTACGCATTGTACCTTATTTCGGCTCTTTTTTAGGAATTGCCTTTCCTATTGCCTTTTCTTTGCTTATTCAGGATGCGTTGTGGCAACCGGTACTAATATTATTATTTTTTATGGTAACACAATTGCTCGAAGCCAACTTTCTAACACCTTACATTACTGGCTCGCGCGTAAAATTAAATCCTTTGTTTACAATTATGGCTATTTTATTAGGCAGCCTAATTTGGGGCGTATCCGGCATGGTTTTGTTCGTGCCTTTTTTTGGCATTTTAAGAATTATTTTCGACGAAATTACCCAGCTACAACCTTACGCTTATATACTAGGCAATGAAGAGGAGGAAACTCCATGA